GTCGCCGGTCTGGCGACGACGCTGGGTTCGGGAGCCATGACGAACACGATTCCTGACATAACCGATAATCCCGATGTCATCTTGCTCGTGGGTTCCAATCCCGAGGAGGCTCATCCGGTGCTGGGCATGCGCATCCGCCAGGCGGTGGAGCGCGGCACACGTCTTATCGTGGTCGATCCGCGTGAAATCGGGCTGGCCTCTATGGCGGACGTGCACCTGAAATTGCGTCCGGGCACCAACGTGGCGTTTTCCAACGGCATGGTGCATGTGATGATCGAAGAGGGGCTGGTTGACCGCGCCTTTATCGAGCAGCGCACCGAAGGCTTCGAGGAGCTTGCCGCTATGGTGGCAAGCTACACGCCCGAACGTGTGGCTGAGATCTGCGGCATCGACGCGCGTGACCTGGTGCAGGCGGCGCGGCTGTATGCCACGGCCGGCACGGCGCCCATCATCTACTGCCTGGGCGTGGCCGAGCATTCCACGGGCACCGAAGGCGTCATGTCCATGTCGAACATGGCCATGGTGTGCGGCAAGCTGGGTCGTCGCGGTTGCGGCGTGAATCCCATCCGCGGTCAGAACAACGTGCAGGGCGCCTGCGATATGGGCGCTTCGCCCAACGATTTCACGGGCTATCAGAAGATCGCCAACGAAGACGTCGTCAAGAAGTTCGAAGATGCGTGGGGCACCGAACTGCCGCATTGGCAGGGCCTGCGCTCCACCGAAGTGTTCCCCGCGGCTATCGCTGGCGACGTGCGTGGCCTGTTCATCTTCGGCGAGGACCCGGTGCGCACCGATCCCGATACGCATCATGTGATCCGCGCGCTCGAATCGCTGGAATTCCTGGTGGTGAGCGAGCTGTTCATGACCGAGACCGCCAAGTACGCCGACGTGGTGCTGCCTGGCGCCGCCTATGCGGAAAAGGAAGGCACGTTCACGAATACCGAGCGCCGCATTCAGCGCGTGCGCAAGGCTGTGGGCGCCCCCGGTCAGGCGCGTCTGGATACCGATATCTTCATCGATATCATGAATCGCATGGGCTATGCGCAGCCGCAGCTTACGGGTGCGCAGATTATGGATGAAATCGCGCAGCTCACTCCTTCGTATCATGGTGTGAGCCATGAACGCCTGGACGGCGCTGACGTGGCGGGTCGCGGTCTGCAGTGGCCGTGCCTGGCGGGCGATCATCCGGGTACGCCCATCATGCACGTCGATACGTTTGCGCGCGGGCGTGGCACGTATTCCACGGCCGAGTACCGTCCCTCGGCGGAGCTGCCCGATGGCGAATTCCCTCTGGTCATGATGACGGGCCGTGTGCTGAACCAGTACAACGCGTGCGCTATGACGGGCCGCACGCCGGGCCTGAACGAAATCTGCGACGAGTCGTTCATCGAGCTGAACACGCAAGATGCGGCGGCGCGTGGCATTGCCGATGGTGATAGGGTGCGCGTAAGCTCGCGTCGCGGCGAAATCACGTCAGTCGCGCGCGTTTCCGGCAAGACGAACCCGGGCGAAACCTGGATGCCGTTCCACTTCCAGGACGGCAACAGCAACTGGCTTACGAATGCTGCTTTGGACAACGTGTGCGCCGTACCCGAGTTCAAGGTCTGCGCCATTCAGGTGGAAAAGGCTTAGGGCCTGCTTCCATAGTCGTAACGCAAACGGGTGCGAGCAATCAGCTCGCACCCGTTTTTTCTTGCGCGTTGCAAAGTGCTTCTTGCGTCTGTATAACGTAGTGGTGAATGTTGGGCCTGGAACGTATAGGGGGTGTCTTATGAAATGTGGAATTCTTCGCTCTGCGATAATGGCGTTTGCATTGATGCTGTTCACCGATGATTTCCTGCAAGATGTGAGTGAGGTCCCCGTCCAGGAGCGAAATCTGTTCGAGTAAGCCCATAAGATAGGGCGCGTAATACGAAACGAGGCGCGATGGCCGGGTGAGCCTTCGCGCCTCGTTTTTCGTTTTGTGCGGGAGGATTATCCCAACGTGCGCATGTTCCCTTCGCGCTTGGTGATGCCGCGTGCGTCGAGCAGCTCCAGCAGGGGAACGGCGTACTTGCGCGTGGTGCCCAGCGCGTCCTTCAGGTCGGCTACGCTGGCTTCGCCATGTTCTTCCAGGTACGTGCGCACGGCCTGTGCACACTTCTGAATGGCCGTCTCGCTGAAGAACAGGTCGGCGTCGAGCTTCGTTACCTTGCCGTCGCGCTTCAGCTGGTTCAGGGCCTTGTCGCCCATGCGCGGGTCTACTCCCGCCTGCGTGAACAGGTCGGTGCGCAGCGGGGGCGTGGCGAATTCTGCATCGAGCACGGCAAGCAACGCGGTTGCGGCGTCGTCGATGGCGGCTGCTGCGGCGCCTTGGGCGCTGGGGTGGCCAATGTGGCCGCCGGAATGCGTGGCCTTGCCTGCGGCTTCGGCCTCGCGTACGAGCGCGGAAAAGCAGCTGGCAGAGCAGCGTGGCGCACTCTGGCGACGCAGGTCTTCGGATGCAATGCCAATGGCCTGCGGGTTCTTCGCGTGGAA
This genomic stretch from Denitrobacterium detoxificans harbors:
- the fdhF gene encoding formate dehydrogenase subunit alpha gives rise to the protein MTNLVIDGQQVSCSPHDTILSAAHKAGIRIPKLCFLRNTNNIASCRVCVVEVEGASRLVTACNTPAEEGMVITTNSPRVMAARRTALSLILANGGKNALEARDGQATEFARVCRECGVESSEFQVAPQAEAPVVEGNPFLSYDPSLCIQCQRCVGACNKRAGNHTLVAGKQGVRSTIEAPFGPNWKATDCESCGNCAQACPTGALSMRRRAGYEESQVTRTRTTCPHCAVGCQLDLVVKDGRIVDAEPAKGPSNQGLLCVKGRSGSFDFVSSSDRLTMPLVKDPATGEFHETSWDEALSIVADRFGAIRDTHGGKALAAFACSRSTNEDIYLLQKMARTAFRTNNIDNCARVUHAPTVAGLATTLGSGAMTNTIPDITDNPDVILLVGSNPEEAHPVLGMRIRQAVERGTRLIVVDPREIGLASMADVHLKLRPGTNVAFSNGMVHVMIEEGLVDRAFIEQRTEGFEELAAMVASYTPERVAEICGIDARDLVQAARLYATAGTAPIIYCLGVAEHSTGTEGVMSMSNMAMVCGKLGRRGCGVNPIRGQNNVQGACDMGASPNDFTGYQKIANEDVVKKFEDAWGTELPHWQGLRSTEVFPAAIAGDVRGLFIFGEDPVRTDPDTHHVIRALESLEFLVVSELFMTETAKYADVVLPGAAYAEKEGTFTNTERRIQRVRKAVGAPGQARLDTDIFIDIMNRMGYAQPQLTGAQIMDEIAQLTPSYHGVSHERLDGADVAGRGLQWPCLAGDHPGTPIMHVDTFARGRGTYSTAEYRPSAELPDGEFPLVMMTGRVLNQYNACAMTGRTPGLNEICDESFIELNTQDAAARGIADGDRVRVSSRRGEITSVARVSGKTNPGETWMPFHFQDGNSNWLTNAALDNVCAVPEFKVCAIQVEKA